One Dioscorea cayenensis subsp. rotundata cultivar TDr96_F1 chromosome 17, TDr96_F1_v2_PseudoChromosome.rev07_lg8_w22 25.fasta, whole genome shotgun sequence DNA window includes the following coding sequences:
- the LOC120280806 gene encoding uncharacterized protein LOC120280806 produces the protein MGEGMKNNESFSSDSDDSILSTSSELTEEEDDTASTTIGPNFELSSLMDQLPIKRGLSKYYQGKSQSFTSLSNVRYLEDLPKKETPYQKKKMKPSKSYGGGLDLGQKPLNYSLGPCSKAYINKKSGLRRSSNNLLFCNKPPHPTPHASLHKNL, from the exons ATGGGAGAAGGTATGAAGAATAATGAGTCCTTTTCTAGTGACTCTGATGATTCAATCTTGTCAACCTCATCAGAGCTcacagaggaagaagatgacacTGCTTCCACTACTATTGGTCCTAACTTTGAGTTGTCTTCTCTCATGGATCAATTACCCATCAA GAGAGGGCTGTCAAAGTATTATCAAGGGAAATCCCAATCCTTTACATCACTGTCCAATGTGAGATATTTGGAGGACCTGCCTAAAAAGGAGACACCTTAtcagaaaaagaagatgaagccAAGCAAGAGTTATGGAGGAGGGTTGGATCTTGGCCAAAAGCCATTAAATTATTCATTGGGGCCTTGTAGTAAGGCTTATATAAACAAGAAGAGTGGTCTTAGGAGAAGCAGTAATAACCTTCTCTTTTGTAACAAACCTCCTCATCCTACTCCTCATGCATCTCTTCATAAGAACTtgtga